The following DNA comes from Terriglobales bacterium.
GATAGCGTGCGGTCCTGGAAACCTGTCGGAAGCCATCGAGCTGTTTGTGGGGTGGTTCGCGTCAGAGTAAGTCCTGAGTGGCACCGCGCATGAGAATGTGGATGGTCCCGCCCCGGCGCATGTGCCGCAAGCACCTGCTGGGGGAACACGTCGAGATTCACATGGCGGTGGCCTCGCTGCGCCTGGGCCGCCTCCTTGACGGCTTCCTGGAGAAGGGCCTGCTCGAACTCCACAACCTGCGCGCCCGCCACGATGCGCTAGTCGAGGAGATGCGGCGCCGGGGCTACCGCCACCGCTCGCCCCTGGGCCGGGTCCCCCGTCGCCGCGGCGGCCGCATCAATCGCCGCCACGCCGCCCAGGAACTCGCCCGC
Coding sequences within:
- a CDS encoding pyrimidine dimer DNA glycosylase/endonuclease V, with the translated sequence MVPPRRMCRKHLLGEHVEIHMAVASLRLGRLLDGFLEKGLLELHNLRARHDALVEEMRRRGYRHRSPLGRVPRRRGGRINRRHAAQELARRCPDCFRS